One Panicum virgatum strain AP13 chromosome 3N, P.virgatum_v5, whole genome shotgun sequence DNA segment encodes these proteins:
- the LOC120666649 gene encoding uncharacterized protein LOC120666649, whose protein sequence is MAAHAGTLAPPLPLRLPPPPIPRPRLLIPASSSSSLLPRARRLAVARAASGGDGGPPAEGDQEQRGPALPALSEIRWGELLSPEPANATAVVLTGVLAWAGASLLLQVLLVFATIFAAAVKYSFVAALLLFILIALL, encoded by the coding sequence atGGCGGCACACGCCGGGACcctagctccgcccctccccctccgcctCCCGCCTCCCCCGATCCCCCGCCCCAGGCTCCTCATcccagcctcctcctcctcctcgctcctccCGCGAGCCCGCCGCCTCGCGGTCGCCCGCGCGGCCTccggcggggacggcgggcCCCCGGCGGAGGGGGACCAGGAGCAGCGGGGCCCGGCCCTCCCGGCGCTCTCGGAGATCCGGTGGGGCGAGCTGCTGTCCCCGGAGCCCGCCAACGCCACGGCCGTCGTGCTCACCGGCGTGCTCGCCTGGGCTGGCGCCTCGCTGCTGTTGCAGGTCCTGCTCGTCTTCGCCACcatcttcgccgccgccgtcaagtaCTCCTTCGTCGCCGCGCTCCTGCTTTTCATCCTCATCGCGCTCCTCTGA
- the LOC120666647 gene encoding MADS-box transcription factor 33-like, whose product MCVRQAGACLQLVPYLLQGQSKVKVICRQRETMVRGKVQMRRTENPVHRRVTFSKRREGLLKKARELSVLCGADVGVIIFSSTGKVHDLATNGCVLKNSCCYIVNLKCDSTSEMLSIYGRNARNMQSLVERYQSIAARGKMESKNLRSQVTEQWISLLRHEIGLLQHGLRSTGGGEENMRLDRLHVLEKGLELWYCQTRSAKARLSFYFQTYSH is encoded by the exons ATGTGTGTTAGACAAGCCGGTGCCTGCTTACAATTAGTGCCATATCTGCTTCAAGGCCAATCCAAAGTGAAGGTTATCTGCAGGCAGAGAGAAACGATGGTTAGAGGGAAGGTGCAAATGCGACGAACTGAGAACCCTGTCCATAGAAGGGTAACCTTCTCCAAGCGCCGGGAAGGACTACTAAAGAAGGCAAGAGAACTCTCAGTGCTTTGTGGTGCTGATGTAGGTGTCATCATATTTTCCTCTACTGGGAAAGTCCATGATCTGGCAACTAATGGGTGCGTTCTCAAAAATTCATGTTGTTATATAGTTAATCTTAAGTGTGACAGCACTTCTGAGATGTTATCCATTTATGGTCGAAATGCAAGAAATATGCAAAGCTTGGTAGAGAGGTACCAGAGCATCGCAGCAAGAGGTAAAATGGAAAGCAAGAATCTACGAAGCCAG GTAACAGAGCAATGGATTTCCTTGTTAAGGCATGAGATAGGTCTACTACAGCATGGTTTAAG GTCCACTGGAGGGGGTGAAGAGAACATGAGACTGGACAGACTGCATGTGCTGGAGAAAGGTCTTGAACTATGGTATTGCCAAACACGCTCCGCAAAGGCAAGACTCTCCTTCTATTTTCAAACTTATTCACATTAG
- the LOC120666645 gene encoding putative methyltransferase At1g22800, mitochondrial: protein MASSAAAARRLLLLRHHRHLLPRRYISSSSAADGLGDNGGGGRLKIFDRDLKRRHRDRAAWAMRETDGFVDAVAENLLDRLEDCRKAFPSALCLGGSAGAVRRLLHGRGGIEKLIMMDMSPDMVRKWRESENANDDGPETHFVVGDEEFLPIKESSKDLIISCLGLHWTNDLPGAMIQCRLALKPDGLFLAAILGGETLKELRIACTIAQMEREGGISPRMSPLAQVRDAGNLLTRAGFTLPGVDVDQYTVKYNSALELVEHLRAMGETNALFQRNPVLKRDTALATAAIYQSMFGLEDGSIPATIQVMYMTGWREHPSQQKAKRRGSATISFSDIQKEFAPSEN, encoded by the exons ATGGCTTCCTCGGCCGCAGCTGCTCGCCGCCTCCTActcctccgccaccaccgccaccttcTACCCAGACGCTACATCTCTTCCTCGTCCGCAGCCGATGGCCTCGGCGacaacggtggcggcggccgcctcaAGATCTTCGACCGCGACCTGAAGCGCCGGCACCGAGACCGCGCGGCATGGGCGATGCGGGAGACTGACGGGTTCGTGGATGCCGTCGCTGAGAACCTCCTAGACCGCCTTGAGGACTGCAGGAAGGCGTTCCCCTCCGCGCTCTGCCTCGGGGGTTCTGCTGGTGCCGTCCGCCGCTTGCTCCACGGCCGCG GTGGAATTGAGAAGCTGATCATGATGGACATGTCGCCCGACATGGTGAGGAAGTGGCGAGAATCAGAGAATGCTAACGATGACGGACCAGAGACGCACTTTGTTGTCGGTGATGAGGAGTTCCTTCCAATCAAAGAGAG CTCAAAGGATTTGATAATAAGCtgtcttgggcttcattggacaAATGATCTTCCTGGAGCAATGATACAG TGTAGGCTGGCGTTGAAACCTGATGGCCTTTTTCTCGCTGCAATTCTTGGTGGAGAAACACTGAA GGAGCTTAGAATTGCATGCACCATTGCACAAATGGAACGAGAGGGGGGCATCAGTCCTCGAATGTCACCTTTGGCACAA GTCCGTGATGCAGGAAACCTTTTGACAAGGGCAGGCTTCACCCTTCcaggagttgatgttgatcagtAT actgTTAAATACAACAGTG CTTTGGAACTTGTTGAACATCTTAGAGCAATGGGGGAAACAAATGCTCTGTTTCAAAGAAATCCT GTGTTAAAAAGGGATACAGCCTTGGCAACTGCAGCAATTTACCAGTCAATGTTTGGGTTAGAGGACGGATCTATTCCAGCAACAATTCAA GTAATGTACATGACTGGCTGGAGGGAGCATCCATCACAGCAAAAGGCTAAGAGAAGGGGTTCCGCGACCATATCATTTAGTGACATACAGAAAGAATTTGCTCCCAGTGAGAACTGA
- the LOC120666650 gene encoding MADS-box transcription factor 13-like: MGRGRIEIKRIENNTSRQVTFCKRRNGLLKKAYELSVLCDAEVALIVFSSRGRLYEYSNNSVKATIERYKKAHAVGSSSGAPLLELNAQQYYKQESAKLRNQIQMLQNTNRHLVGDSVENLSLKELKQLESRLEKGISKIRARKSELLSAEINYMVKRETELQNDHMNLRTKIEEGEQQLQQVTVARSAAMAAASAELNPFLEMDTKCFFPAGPFAGLDMKCFFPGGLQMLEAHRQILTTELNLGYQLAPPSGDDINNPHQF; encoded by the exons ATGGGGAGGGGAAGGATTGAGATCAAGAGGATCGAGAACAACACGAGCCGGCAGGTCACCTTCTGCAAGCGTCGCAACGGGCTCCTCAAGAAGGCTTACGAGCTCTCCGTCCTCTGCGACGCCGAGGTGGCGCTCATCGTCTTCTCCAGCAGGGGCCGCCTCTACGAGTACTCCAACAACAG TGTGAAGGCTACAATTGAGAGGTACAAGAAGGCACATGCTGTTGGATCATCATCTGGGGCCCCACTCTTAGAGCTCAATGCCCAG CAATACTACAAGCAAGAATCCGCGAAACTGCGCAACCAAATCCAGATGCTGCAGAACACTAACAG GCACTTGGTCGGTGATTCCGTGGAAAACTTGTCACTTAAAGAGCTGAAGCAGCTTGAGAGTCGCCTGGAGAAAGGCATTTCAAAGATCAGGGCAAGGAAG AGTGAGCTGCTGTCAGCAGAGATCAATTACATGGTCAAAAGG GAGACTGAGCTCCAGAATGACCACATGAACCTCAGGACCAAG ATTGAGGAGGgagagcagcagctgcagcaggtGACCGTGGCCCGGtctgccgccatggccgccgccagtGCGGAGCTGAACCCATTCTTGGAGATGGACACCAAGTGCTTCTTCCCCGCCGGCCCCTTCGCGGGGCTGGACATGAAGTGCTTCTTTCCAGGAGGCTTGCAGATGCTGGAGGCACACCGCCAGATACTCACCACCGAGCTCAACCTCGGCTACCAGCTGGCGCCAccgagcggcgacgacatcaaTAATCCTCATCAGTTCTAA
- the LOC120666646 gene encoding glucuronoxylan 4-O-methyltransferase 1-like — MSSSSPMHARKAIHLASLRARLAQGKGGLALRLLLAAALAGFLLVFAARSLSSPSPPPSTSASRRQECGGGGGDKGLPLAVAEALVHYTTSNTTPQQTADEIGVSLRVLQRRAPCNFLVFGLGFDSPMWAALNHGGRTVFLEEDASWIASVRSKHPSLESYHVTYDTVLTDADALLELRDHPACVAQPDLASAAEASCRLALRGLPLVFHELEWDLIMVDAPTGWTPQSPGRMGAIYTAGMAARARRPGDGPTDVFVHDVDRPVEDAFSKAFLCEGYLAEQVGRIRHFVIPSHREKDGTPFCP, encoded by the coding sequence ATGTCGAGCTCGAGCCCCATGCACGCCCGCAAGGCGATCCACTTGGCGTCCCTGCGCGCCAGGCTCGCGCAGGGGAAGGGCGGCCTCGCgctgcgcctcctcctcgccgcggcgctcgccggcttcctcctcgtcttcgccgcgcgctcgctctcctccccctccccgccgccgtcgacgtccgcGTCCCGGCGGCaggagtgcggcggcggcggcggcgacaaggGGCTGCcgctggcggtggcggaggcgctggTGCACTACACGACCTCCAACACGACGCCGCAGCAGACCGCCGACGAGATCGGGGTGTCGCTCCGGGTGCTGCAGCGCCGGGCGCCCTGCAACTTCCTCGTCTTCGGGCTCGGGTTCGACAGCCCCATGTGGGCGGCGCTCAACCACGGCGGCCGGACGGTGTTCCTGGAGGAGGACGCGTCGTGGATCGCCAGCGTCCGCTCCAAGCACCCGTCCCTCGAGTCCTACCACGTCACCTACGACACCGTCCTCACCGACGCCGACGCGCTCCTCGAGCTCCGCGACCACCCGGCCTGCGTCGCGCAGCCGgacctcgcctccgccgccgaggccTCCTGCCGCCTCGCCCTGCGCGGCCTGCCGCTCGTGTTCCACGAGCTGGAGTGGGACCTCATCATGGTGGACGCGCCGACGGGGTGGACGCCGCAGTCCCCGGGCCGGATGGGCGCCATCTACACCGCCGgcatggcggcgcgcgcgcggcggcccggcgacGGCCCCACCGACGTGTTCGTGCACGACGTCGACCGCCCCGTCGAGGACGCCTTCTCCAAGGCCTTCCTCTGCGAGGGCTACCTCGCCGAGCAGGTCGGCCGGATCAGGCACTTCGTCATCCCGTCTCACCGGGAGAAGGACGGCACGCCATTCTGCCCTTGA